One uncultured Alphaproteobacteria bacterium genomic region harbors:
- the rplF gene encoding 50S ribosomal subunit protein L6 (Evidence 2a : Function of homologous gene experimentally demonstrated in an other organism; PubMedId : 10094780, 10756104, 12809609, 324885, 6222285, 9298646; Product type s : structure) codes for MSRVGKYPVIVPAGVTVSVDGQTVRAKGKLGELSFHVVDDVEAKLEDGKVWVKPRNETKFARAMWGTARARINNLVKGVGEGFTKKLDIVGVGYRAAVQGRVLKLSLGFSHDVDFPIPEGIDIKCPQPTQIEISGTDKQVVGQVASEIRAYRSPEPYKGKGVKYADEKILRKEGKKK; via the coding sequence ATGTCGCGAGTTGGCAAGTATCCGGTGATCGTGCCGGCCGGCGTGACGGTCTCTGTCGATGGGCAGACCGTGCGCGCCAAGGGCAAGCTGGGCGAGCTGTCCTTCCACGTCGTCGACGACGTGGAAGCGAAGCTCGAGGACGGCAAGGTTTGGGTGAAGCCGCGCAACGAGACCAAGTTCGCGCGGGCGATGTGGGGCACCGCGCGTGCCCGCATCAACAACCTCGTGAAGGGTGTGGGCGAAGGCTTCACTAAGAAGCTCGACATCGTCGGCGTCGGTTATCGCGCCGCGGTGCAGGGCAGGGTGCTGAAGCTGTCGCTCGGCTTCTCGCACGATGTCGACTTCCCGATTCCGGAAGGCATCGACATCAAGTGCCCGCAGCCGACGCAGATCGAGATTTCGGGCACCGACAAGCAGGTTGTCGGGCAGGTGGCTTCGGAAATCCGCGCTTACCGCTCGCCGGAACCCTATAAGGGCAAGGGCGTGAAGTACGCGGACGAGAAGATCCTGCGCAAGGAAGGCAAGAAGAAGTAA
- the rpsN gene encoding 30S ribosomal subunit protein S14 (Evidence 2a : Function of homologous gene experimentally demonstrated in an other organism; PubMedId : 10094780, 12244297, 12809609, 6222285; Product type s : structure), translating to MAKTSAVERNKKRVKMAASAAARRARLKALVMNREASPEERFDATLKLAEMPRNSATVRQRNRCELSGRSRGTYRKFKLGRVMLRDLASFGQIPGMTKSSW from the coding sequence ATGGCGAAAACCAGTGCTGTCGAGCGCAACAAGAAGCGCGTGAAGATGGCGGCCTCTGCCGCCGCGCGTCGCGCGCGTCTGAAGGCGCTCGTGATGAATCGCGAGGCCTCCCCGGAGGAGCGCTTCGATGCGACCCTGAAGCTGGCCGAGATGCCGCGCAACTCGGCGACGGTGCGTCAGCGCAATCGCTGCGAGCTGTCGGGCCGTTCGCGCGGTACCTACCGCAAGTTCAAACTGGGCCGCGTGATGCTCCGCGACCTGGCCTCGTTCGGCCAGATCCCGGGCATGACGAAGTCGAGCTGGTAA
- the rplR gene encoding 50S ribosomal subunit protein L18 (Evidence 2a : Function of homologous gene experimentally demonstrated in an other organism; Product type s : structure) has translation MKTAKELYDRRKARTRWTLRKKANGRPRLSVHRTNVHIYAQVIDDVNGVTLASASTLEAALRSAKTSDKAAAEAVGKLIAERAKAAGVTDVVFDRGGYMFHGRVKALADAAREGGLQF, from the coding sequence ATGAAGACGGCAAAAGAACTCTATGATCGCCGCAAGGCCCGGACTCGCTGGACTTTGCGCAAGAAGGCGAACGGTCGTCCGCGGCTGTCCGTCCACCGCACCAACGTGCACATCTATGCTCAGGTGATCGACGACGTGAACGGCGTGACCCTGGCTTCGGCCTCGACCCTCGAGGCGGCCCTGCGCTCGGCCAAGACCTCCGACAAGGCTGCGGCCGAGGCGGTGGGCAAGCTGATCGCCGAGCGCGCCAAGGCGGCTGGCGTGACCGACGTGGTGTTCGACCGCGGCGGCTACATGTTCCATGGCCGGGTCAAGGCCCTGGCCGACGCCGCCCGCGAAGGCGGACTGCAGTTCTGA
- the rpsH gene encoding 30S ribosomal subunit protein S8 (Evidence 2a : Function of homologous gene experimentally demonstrated in an other organism; PubMedId : 10094780, 12244297, 12809609, 1735715, 365698, 6222285, 6262737; Product type s : structure), with translation MSMTDPLGDMLTRIRNGQRARKSSVAAPASRFRKSVLDVLVREGYIRGYEEVEVRKGVSELKIELKYHEGEPVISQIARVSTPGRRVYSGAKALPRVYNGLGISILSTPRGVMSDFEARQANVGGEVLCKVF, from the coding sequence ATGTCGATGACTGATCCCTTGGGCGATATGCTGACCCGCATCCGTAACGGTCAGCGTGCGCGCAAGTCCTCCGTGGCGGCTCCGGCTTCCCGTTTCCGCAAGAGCGTTCTCGACGTTCTCGTCCGCGAGGGTTACATCCGCGGCTACGAAGAGGTCGAGGTCCGCAAGGGCGTGAGCGAGCTCAAGATCGAGCTGAAGTACCACGAAGGCGAACCGGTGATCTCCCAGATCGCCCGCGTCTCCACCCCCGGCCGGCGCGTCTACTCGGGCGCCAAGGCCCTGCCGCGCGTCTACAACGGCCTCGGGATTTCGATCCTGTCGACGCCGCGCGGCGTGATGTCGGACTTCGAAGCGCGCCAGGCGAACGTCGGCGGCGAAGTCCTGTGCAAGGTGTTCTAA